A DNA window from Tachysurus vachellii isolate PV-2020 chromosome 20, HZAU_Pvac_v1, whole genome shotgun sequence contains the following coding sequences:
- the anxa4 gene encoding annexin A4, which produces MAALGNRGTVSQASDFDAEIDAEKLRAAMKGTGTDEATIISILSHRTIAQRQKIKEAYKVSVGKNLEDDIKSELTGNFEKVVCGLLMPAPVYDAYELRNAIKGAGTDEACLIEILASRTNSELKALTAVYKKEHDRDLEDDISGDTSGMFKRVLVSLATAGRDESTKVDEALAKQDAKEIFDAGEARWGTDEVKFLTILCVRNRNHLLKVFQEYQQISGRDIEDSIKREMSGCLEDVFLAIVKCIKSKPAFFAERLYKSMKGLGTTDSILIRVMVSRAEIDMIDIKAEFLKIYGKTLNSFIKGDTSGDYRKILLELCGAEI; this is translated from the exons ATGGCAGCG ctTGGAAACCGCGGTACAGTCTCTCAGGCATCGGATTTCGATGCTGAAATCGACGCAGAGAAACTGAGAGCGGCCATGAAAGGAACAG GCACCGACGAGGCAACGATCATCTCCATTCTGAGCCATCGGACGATTGCACAGAGGCAGAAGATTAAGGAGGCCTATAAAGTTTCCGTAGGAAAG AATCTGGAAGATGATATAAAGTCGGAGCTGACGGGTAATTTCGAGAAGGTCGTATGCGGGTTGCTGATGCCTGCTCCTGTCTACGATGCTTACGAGCTGAGAAACGCCATCAAG GGTGCTGGAACTGATGAAGCATGTCTGATTGAGATTTTGGCTTCAAGGACCAATTCTGAATTGAAAGCTCTTACTGCCGTCTACAAGAAAG AGCACGATCGTGATCTGGAGGATGACATCTCCGGAGATACATCTGGCATGTTTAAGAGGGTCCTGGTGTCCCTGGCCACG GCTGGGAGAGACGAGAGCACCAAAGTGGACGAGGCACTTGCTAAGCAGGATGCCAAG GAGATCTTTGATGCCGGTGAGGCGCGCTGGGGAACAGACGAGGTCAAGTTTCTCACCATCTTGTGCGTGAGGAACCGGAACCACTTACTTAAAG TGTTTCAGGAGTACCAACAGATTTCAGGCCGAGACATTGAGGACAGCATTAAGAGGGAGATGTCTGGCTGTCTGGAGGATGTTTTTCTTGCCATCG TGAAGTGCATCAAGAGTAAGCCGGCGTTCTTCGCCGAGCGACTTTACAAATCTATGAAG ggtTTAGGCACCACTGACAGCATCCTGATCAGAGTGATGGTCTCTCGTGCTGAGATAGACATGATAGACATCAAAGCCGAGTTCCTGAAGATCTACGGAAAAACTCTGAACTCCTTCATCAAA gggGACACATCTGGGGATTACCGCAAGATCCTTCTGGAGCTTTGTGGAGCAGAAATCTAA